The region cagaacaaaCGGTTAAAGATGATATTATGGCcttttttgagtcatttttataaatacttttattcaccaaaagttgtttagatttctctaaatccatctttccttacagcccaCATTCCCCTGTCCTCCATCAGACTGTTTCGgaagctatttacataaaaatttTAATGAGCACCTTCTCCAGTTGGCTTGAGGTGTGGCCCGACATTCACCCCTGGCCAACTGGAATACTACCAAATGAACAATGCAAATTCCCTTACGTTGCATCTTTACCAGGAGTAACGGCTGCAGCAGGAGACGTAAGACAGTATGTAGCGGTCTATGAACCACAGTCTGATACTGAATGGGAAGGGGAAGAACCTGCTATTGCACAGTTTAGATTTCAAAATACGGTAAGATTGTGTCTAAGTTTCCTAACAAAGTAAAAGTCATAGCCAGATGtcgctagcttagctttagcacagatATTATACACAGGTATTATATTCCTTTTGctgagtaacagaaagaaacaatatttttgaaTGTGCTTGTTTAAGACTTCGTCCAaagattgaagatgaaaaagtagaaaatcctGCGGAGTACTGAGTTTCGTTAAGCAGACAGTCGGCTATAAAATGtatggaacacacacacaaccacttgCCAATAACAGAGGGAAGATTGtctccaaaaatgaatttcataTAAATTTCCAATTGTAAGGCTGTTGAATTGCAAACTCCCACTACAGAAGATACGGCAGGGATGGCTCATGCTGCCATCTGCTATTTTTATTGAGTAGACTCTAGTTTGGACTTAACTCTAATTGGGACCTCCTCAAAGTTATGTGATTTTGACTAGGCCAACATGTCGGATCCTCAAGTTCAGACTGAGAGAGATGCAGTTACCACAGCACAGCAACGCCCAAGGGCAAGACAAGAGTATGTATATGAATACCTTTCTCCCCTGGTTTATTGGTAAGTATTGGTATTGGTATTGGTAAGTTCTTTGttacctacagtatgtttaacaGGGAGGATGCTATGAGGTTCAGTGAGTGGCAGGCTGGGATAGAATCTTACTTGCCGGCACAGGGTCTAGGAACGGTCCAAAATGTAGATTTTGTGTTAAATGTGCTAGAGGTTGATGCTAAAAGGGAAGTTTTGTTGCTCCAAGCAGTTAATAGGAATTCAGGCAGTAAGATATTTGATTTCCTTGCCAATTAATATCAGCCACCTCAGTCCATTACTTATATAAGGAGTCAGTTTTTTAGTTGTAAACAAAAAGCAGAGGAAAGGGTGGGGTCATTTATACTCAGGTTTCAGGAGTCTCATGATTAATGGGTGTCTGCAGACCTGGTGTCACACTAAGAGACCAGTTTGCCTTAGCCCCACAACCAGTCCCGGACCAGCGACAGATCCGACAGACACCAGGGACGTTTGTGCAGGCTTGTGCATGGCCCTCGAAAAGGAGTTGCTGAGGCATGGGGACGTAGGGGTCATTCAGACTAATGAAGAAGCTGTTGCAGTCCCAACAGTCGGCCCATCCAGCAACCTCTACACCAACAGTGGGCCCCCAGCCAAAGCTCAAACAGCTCAGAGACAACTTATGGACTGAATATCAACACATCACAACTCAGATGTCAGCAACAGGGAACTTTCTAGTAAAGGAGATAAAGGTGCAGCTGGCTGGAATGGTGTCAAGCCCCCCATCAATCAATTGCACCCCCAGTTACACCTATTGTGACTGCTCAACACCATCCATCTCCTCCTATGAACCCTGTGGGTTTCAGTAGGATGCCCAAGGAAGGTCAATTTGTAAAGACTGTTGAGAGATGGGTCATGTACAAAGGAACTGCCCAAGTCAACAGCCCAGGCAGGCAGGTTTTCAGAGTCTTCGACTGCTGTAGGGCAGGTGGCTAATGAAGAAACCCAACCAGCACTGGGAGGCAGGTATTCCTTGGGGAGTGCCCTGACGTAGAAGTTGTTTTGACAGGTAAGAGAATTCCTTTAGCTGGACACAGTATCCCCTGTGACCTCTTTTGGGCCAGTCTCTCCTTCAGGAGATCCATGGTGATGAGTCAATGGAGGATGCAAATGATATCCCCCATTTATCATTACGAGCAGCTAATGGCCTCAGAGTATCTTATGTGGGGTTTGTAATTCTGTACTTTGAGTTCGGGGGCATATAGGTAGCAGAGAGGAGTCCCTGACATGTCTGAAAGAGTCTCTGTGGTAGTCCACATTGGACCTGGCAAGTGGGTATTGGCAGATCAAAGTTCTTTGACCCATGTAACACCACTGTGACCTTCCAGCACCTGATGGAAAGGTCCCTGAGTTACAAGGTAAATGAGTACTTGTTAATATGTTTGGACCATTCCCCTTCTTTTGACAGTCACCTAAAGCATTTGCAGCATCCTTTTCAGCGACTTAAACAGAACAGCCTCAAGCTACAGCCCCAAAACTGTCGTCTGTTGAGAAAGGAGGTGAGGATTCTGTGCGACATTGTTAGCAATCAGGGGGTGACTACAGAtccagaaaaaacaacagcagtgagAGACTGGGCAGTATCGGCAACAGTGAAACAGGTACGCTATTTCTTAGGTTTTGCTGTTTACTACCACAGAAATCCAGTCCATTGGAGTCAAGAGTGTCAGCAGAGTTTGGACCAGCTATAGCAAGCCCTCCTACAGGCACCTATACTGGCTTATGGTAATTACGACCGTCCTTACAGGGTATATGTAGGGTTTAGGGGCAGTGCTCTACCAGGTTCAGGATGGTAAAGAGAGGGTAATGGTCTGCACAAACTGCACTACCTACTAAGAGGAATGACCAAAACTTAAGTTCGTTCAAACTTAACTGGGCAGTCACTGAAAAGGTCAGGGGCTATCTGTGACCATAACTTCTTAGTTCAGCTCCACACAGCCAATCTAGGGCCAACAGGGAAAACAGGGTGTGAGAGGTGGGGGGCAATGCTGGTTGAAAAAGGTAGTGAGCAATGAAATGGGGAAGACAGCAAAAGGTCATGAATAGGAGGAGTTGGGGTGGTGGTAGATGGGGACAGATGGGAGTGTATAGAGAGGAAAAAGGGGAGGGTAAAAGGAAGTACGATGGAAATGAAGAAGATGAGAGTTAAATAACTGATGTCATGAAGAAGTGAATCAGAGGGCTGCTAGACCTCATCAGGTCCAATCTATAGTCACTGCCTCTGATGATGCTAGTGACACTGGAACAAGCAGAGCTCTGCACCCTTCCCCTCAACACCTCTACATGTCATTAATGCCTGTTTCTCCCAAAGCCATGCTCATCAAAACACTGCTGTACTGCATCGCTCTGCTCACCGTGACGCTCCCTGTTGGTTTTAATCTCCATCTGTCACTTCAGGTACAGATGCTTTTATTGAATTATTGAGGCTGGTAATGTCTAATAGCATGTAGAGGTGTTGGGGCAGTTTGACTTTTAGTGGAAAGAGCTCAATATCAGTTTCCATAAAattatgctttttaaaattcaatgtTATAACAAACAATGCTATAACCAACTTTGGCTATTGGTCCACCCTGCATACAAgctttttgaatgtttttaaaatgctaaCACAGGCTAAAGATCTTCATACTTTAActtgtaaatgaaaatgtctttcttaATGGGCTTCTCTGTATAAAGGTTTCACAATAACAGTAGTCATGATAATCTCCATTTCCACTTAACAGAAAGCATGGAGATTTATTTTGCATGTAGAGTTTAATTTTNNNNNNNNNNNNNNNNNNNNNNNNNNNNNNNNNNNNNNNNNNNNNNNNNNNNNNNNNNNNNNNNNNNNNNNNNNNNNNNNNNNNNNNNNNNNNNNNNNNNNNNNNNNNNNNNNNNNNNNNNNNNNNNNNNNNNNNNNNNNNNNNNNNNNNNNNNNNNNNNNNNNNNNNNNNNNNNNNNNNNNNNNNNNNNNNNNNNNNNNAAATTGTAGCTGTCAAATCAAGAACTCAGACTGTAGTTGTAAAGAAATCTGAGATGAGGGCTGCTAGAACTCTTGGCATTATCTTACTTGTGTTCATACTTTGTTTATGTCCGTACTATTGTCCTTCTCTGGCAGGACAGGACAACACAATTGATGGTTCATCCGCTCAAGTTTGGCTATTTTATTGTAACTCCAGTTTAAATCCTCTGATCTATGCCTTTTTCTACCCCTGGTTTAGAAAATCAATTAAACTAATTTTCAGCCTTCAAATACTGCAGCCAGGTTCCTGTGAGGCCAAGATAATGTAGAAAATagccatatactgtatagaaACTGACTTATTTTATCAAGGTGAATTCAGTTTGATTGAAGATGAagtaaatttgttttgttttgtcaactgtACACATCAGTTCAGAATACTTTTTAAAGAACACAGTGAAACGATGGTGCTGTGACATCCAGTAAATATATTAACTTGGGAAAGACAGCAAAAAGGTCATGTGTTGTGTCCAGAGTGTCAAGAATCCCTGATAAATGCAATGATCATGtagaaaagaataaaactgaTAAGTATCCACATCTACATGAAAGCTTTTTCCATTCTTGTTTGCACAAACTAAAATACATTGTTGTGATATTGGTGTTGTGGTATAACAGGGccaaattgatatttttatcagGACACTGAACAGTagaataaatattcaaatactaAATAATGAAGACAGTAAAAACTGACTaattgcaaaacaaaacaaaaaaatataacttttttgtGATGTATTCATAATTCCTAGTGTTTAggaattttattgtttttacaattaagtaatatatttgaattttgaataaTACAAGACACTACGGTGCATGATAAAACCACAACTAGTGAAGTGAAATTGTCCAGACTGCTGAAAGCTCCTTATAGACCTTTTTTCATAGAAAACATTTGGACATGTTACAGTAAGaagatgtaaataataaaaggaatgatggctgaatcccATTTAGTTGCTTTGAGTTCAGGGTTGTCTGaacctttaaatacaataaactctgtgtaatgattattatttaatcTGGCCTTTTATTACTCAACCAAAAATTATAAAGATAATTTTAAAGCAACAGGAAGACtaagaataattaaaatatgtttcacaTAAGCTTCATTGTCACCAAACACCGGCTGCTGTAGGTTGTAGTGCAGGTTTCCTATTAGAAAAGGGAAATCAGTAATAGACAGTCAGTCTTCATGGTCCTGTCTGTTTAATGGTCTGACTAAAAATGAAACTGCATGGAATAAAGTTGACATATccataaaaattaaacaaatttttGTGCGGCATATTTACGTTCGATTGACTGCTGATATTATTGAAACTCACAATGTTCTACACCTTGTAGAATGGACATTctcaaaattagaaaaataaagttaacaTGCCATGATTCCTTCAGTTACCAGTTCAACACTACACaaacatatagacacacactgaagtttttaagaaaaagaaaactgccAACACTAATGTTTATACAGAGGTGGCGTTGTAATGTTTCACAGATTTCCTTCAATTTTTAGTACTGGTAAAAAAGATCCTGGgggttctctctctctcaaggtATAGGGACTAACATGGTGGCTGGGACAACCATCATTTTATTATGGGGTGGTTTATGTCATCTATGGACAGTATTTACTGCTATTTGTATTGAATGGACTCTGGTCTGGACTAAATTTTAATTGGAACCTGCTCAAAGTTGTGTGGTTTGACATTCATAGGGGCTTTTTCTTTGGTAGACAGTGGTAGTTCTGTGacatttagtgttttatttaacaTAGTATTATTATGTCCATCTTGGCAATGTGTGGACAATAACTAGACAAATAAGGATAAGGAGGAAAACCAGGGTGTGAGTGGTGAGGATAAATACTGTTTGAAAGAGGGAATGAATGATGAAATGGGGAAAGGAGCAAAAATTGGTGAGTAGGaggagttgggggggggggggggggacagatgGGAGTGTgttaaataagttaaataacTGATGTCATGAAGAAGTGAGTCAGAGGGCTGCTAGACCTCATCAGCTCTCTGTTCAGATCTGTAGTCACTTCCTCTGACGATGGTAGAGacactgaaacaagcagaaCTCTGCACCCTTCCCCTCAACACCTCCTGCATGTCAACGCCTGTTTCTACCAAAGCCACGCTCATCGAAACGCTGCTGTACTGCATCGCTCTGCTCACTGTGATACTCAACCTCTTAGTTGTAATCTCCATCTCTCATTTCAGGCACAGATACATTCCTTGAATTATTACAGCTGGTAGTGTGTAATAACAGGTAGCAGTGTTGGGGTAGTTTAACTGTTAGGTAAAAGAATTGAACATCAGTTTTCATAAAATtatgcttttttaaattctatGCTATAAGACCAACTTTGGCCCTTAGTCCATCCTTGCATACAAGctttttgaatgtgtttctaAAAAGCTAAAACAGGCTAAAAGTCTTAATACATTAacttgtaaatgaaaatatcatTCTTAATGGGCTTCTCTGTATAAAGGTGTCACAATAGCAGTAGTCATGATAATCTCCATTTCTGCTAAACAGAAACTGTGAAGATTTATTTTGCATGTTGAGTTTGGTTTTCATATTGTGTCtatgaaagtaaaatattctgttttctcaCAATATTTGCTTTGATCTCGTGTCATGGACTGAATATGATGAATATGAGGATACTACCACTAATCAGCATAATCATAATCTCTCACTCCAGGCAGCTTCACACCTCCACCAatgtcttcctcctctccctggcTGTGTCTGACTTGTTTGTGGGCCTTGCAATGATGCCAGCTGCAATTGCCCTGCACTCCTGCTGGTTTCTGGATGAAATCACATGTGCTCTCTCATTCATGTTGACCTttatcctcacctcctcctctgtcgGAAGCATGGTGCTCATATCAGTTGACCGTTACGTGGCCATTTGTGCCCCTCTGCACTATTCTTCCATGATAACGCAAAGAAGAGCTAaaatctgtgtgtctttgtgttggaTCTGTTCTTTTATCTACAACTTCATAATACTAAAAGATCACTTTTCCCAAATAGATATGTTAAATCCCTGCCCCCAAGAATGTACACTTATCATAAGCTACATTTCAGGGTCAGTAGACTTTATTCTGACCTTTTTCAGCCCTGTTACTGTTATCATAGTTCTCTATATGAGAGTGTTTGTGGTGGCTGTGTCACAGGCACGTGTCATGCGGTCTCAAATTGTAGCTGTCAAATCAAGAACTCTGACTGTAGTTGCAAAGAAATCTGAGATGAGGGCTGCTAGAACTCTTGGCATTATCCTACTTGTGTTCATACTTTGTTTATGTCCGTTCTACTGTCCTTTTCTAGCAGGACAAGACACCACAGATAATGGTTCATCCGCTCAACTTTGGCTATTTTATTGTAACTCCACTTTAAATCCTCTGATCTATGCCTTTTTCTACCCCTGGTTTAGAAAATCAATTAAACTCATTGCCAGCCTTCAAATACTGCAGCCAGGTTCCTGTGAGGCCAAGATAATGTAGAAAATAGCCAAATACTGCATATAAACTGACTCATTTTATCAAGGTGAATTGAGTTTGATTGAAGTTGAagtaaatttgttttgttttgtcaactgtACACATCAGTTCAGAATACTTTTTAAAGAACACAGTGAAACGATGGTGTTGTGACATCCAGTAAATATATTAACTTGGGAAAGACAGTAAAAAGATCATGTGTTGTGTCCAGAGTGTCGAGAATCCCTGATAAATGCAATGATCATGtagaaaagaataaaactgaTAAGTATCCACATCTACATGAAAGCTTTTTCCATTCTTGTTTGCACAAACTAAAATACATTGTTGTGATATTGGTGTTGTGATATAAAAGGccaaattgatatttttatcagGACACTGAACAGTAGAATACATATTCAAATACTAAATAATGAAGACAGTAAAAACTGACTaattgcaaaacaaaacaaaaaatatagttttttgtGATGTATTCATAATTCTTAGTGTTTAggaattttattgtttttacagttaagtaatatatttgaattttgaataaTACAAGACACTACGGTGCATGATACAACCACAACTAGTGAAGTGAAATTGTCCAGACTGTTGAAAGCTCCTTATAGaccttttttcacagaaaacatttggaCATGTTACAGTAAGaagatgtaaataataaaatgaatgatggctgaatcccATTTAGTTGCTTTGAGTTCAGGGTTGTCTGAACCTTTAAATACAATAGACTCTGTGTAATCATTATTATATAATCTGGCCTTTTATTACTCAAGAAAACGCAGAAATACGCAGAAATGATAGTTAATCTTTTTAGACACAGGAAGAGTCAGAATATTTTAGTGTTTCACAGAAGCTTTGTTGTTACTGAACACCGGCTGCTGTAGGTTGTAGTGCAGGTTTCCTATTAGAAAAGGGAAATCAGTAATAGACTTTCAGTCTCCATGGTCCTGTCCGTTTAATGGTCTGACTAAAAATCAAACTGCATGGAATAAAGTTGACATGTCcataaaaattaaacaatttttGTGCGGCATATTTAGTTTTGATGGACTGATGATATTATTGACACCCACAATGTTCTACACCTTGTAGAATGGACATTctcaaaataagaaaattaaaagTTAACATGCCATGATTTCTTCAGTTACCAGTTTAACACTActaaacatataaacacacacttaagttttcaagaaaaagaaaattgtcaACAATGATGTTTATACAGAGGggtttttaatgtttcacagattttcttcagtttctgaGACTGTTAAAAAAGATCTGGCAAATGGTTCACAAAATGAGAAGTCATATAGTacatcaaaaagaaaatatactgcatggttttaaaaaatattgcttgATAAATTATCACTTTATTTGTTTACACTACTTTCAGTTTAATAATCAACCAGATAATCTAATAACCTTCCTCAAAAATAGAACcatttttgataaatataatttcatcaATACTTAGACAGATAAAATGCCACATGCTGCTATGATACCAGCCACAATTATGATAATGTATATAACTAATATTGCTATCAAAGATTTATAAGTATTCCAATCTAAAGTTCTCCTCATGTTTGATCTTAATTTATTTGTGACATGTAAGACGTACCCCAAACAGAAGACCTTTCTTAAAACTTTGTAGTTgtatttactttctttttacaATTTTCCCCCTAAAGGTTTAAAGATTGAACCGATAACAATTCTGTTAAGGATGCTACTGAGTGGAGACAATAAACATATAAGCCATATAATGGTATTTCTGCTTAGTCCAGTCCTTTCATTAGGAGGCACCAGTGGTTCTGCACTTTGGCCTGGAGTAGT is a window of Thunnus thynnus chromosome 8, fThuThy2.1, whole genome shotgun sequence DNA encoding:
- the LOC137188424 gene encoding trace amine-associated receptor 1-like, giving the protein MRILPLISIIIISHSRQLHTSTNVFLLSLAVSDLFVGLAMMPAAIALHSCWFLDEITCALSFMLTFILTSSSVGSMVLISVDRYVAICAPLHYSSMITQRRAKICVSLCWICSFIYNFIILKDHFSQIDMLNPCPQECTLIISYISGSVDFILTFFSPVTVIIVLYMRVFVVAVSQARVMRSQIVAVKSRTLTVVAKKSEMRAARTLGIILLVFILCLCPFYCPFLAGQDTTDNGSSAQLWLFYCNSTLNPLIYAFFYPWFRKSIKLIASLQILQPGSCEAKIM